The Arachis ipaensis cultivar K30076 chromosome B07, Araip1.1, whole genome shotgun sequence genome includes a window with the following:
- the LOC110264206 gene encoding uncharacterized protein LOC110264206, whose amino-acid sequence MRGRADIEGSKSNVAMNAWLPQASYPCGNFSDTSSFKFRRSKGSLGHAFTVRIRTGNQNQTSFYPSVPHEISVLVELILGHLRYLLTDVPPQPNSPPDNVFRPDRPAEASLGSKKRGNAPPPIHGISKITLKVVGFHFRRFRLPLILHLSSHFTKSD is encoded by the coding sequence ATGAGAGGAAGAGCCGACATCGAAGGATCAAAAAGCAACGTCGCTATGAACGCTTGGCTGCCACAAGCCAGTTATCCCTGTGGTAACTTTTCTGACACCTCTAGCTTCAAATTCCGAAGGTCTAAAGGATCGTTAGGCCACGCTTTCACGGTTCGTATTCGTACTGGAAATCAGAATCAAACAAGCTTTTACCCTTCTGTTCCACACGAGATTTCCGTTCTCGTTGAGCTCATCTTAGGACACCTGCGTTACCTTTTAACAGATGTGCCGCCCCAGCCAAACTCCCCACCTGACAATGTCTTCCGCCCGGATCGACCGGCCGAAGCCAGCCTTGGGTCCAAAAAGAGGGGCAATGCCCCACCTCCGATTCACGGAATAAGTAAAATAACGTTAAAAGTAGTGGGATTTCACTTTCGCCGTTTCCGGCTCCCACTTATCCTACACCTATCAAGTCATTTCACAAAGTCGGACTAG